The proteins below come from a single Scatophagus argus isolate fScaArg1 chromosome 15, fScaArg1.pri, whole genome shotgun sequence genomic window:
- the lingo2b gene encoding leucine-rich repeat and immunoglobulin-like domain-containing nogo receptor-interacting protein 2b, which translates to MRNCAVTEGNVGKRDMRHPALHHYHIFLGGALLLLLISPALSCPARCECSAQSKSVSCHRKRLPTIPEGIPIETRVLDLSKNKLRIITPDNFSSFQQLEDLDLSDNLITVVEPGSFRSQLALRSLNFRSNLLQLIPAGVLSGLTNLTRLDLSHNRLVVLLDHAFQDLRRLTSLEVGDNELVFISQRAFTGLLGLQSLTLERSNLTVVPTDALGHLHNLVELRMRYLSIGFLKPFSFKRLLRLRRLDIDYWPWLDTLPPHSLHGLNLTTLFITNTNLSAFPGAALRNLPYLTHLNLSYCRIQHIHQGDLGQLPHLLELRLQGAHLVSIEPFAFVGLKSLQLLDVSQNSLDSLERGVFASPDSLQRLCLGGNPLVCDCRLLWLLNSHKPPSLQVLDDQPECSAPEHLLGKTLRDLKEPLVSRYMTCTKPRIGPNTTQLLMADEGQPAHLSCIAEGAPRPSVVWITPHRRYITAKSSGRVEVQPDGTLEIKAAELHDSGVYLCIASNPAGNASLSASLAVKSLGTGDRSLHINRSSNYLTDSNSTWGNGTVLYNMTVPIDIKTIIISTAMGCLSFLGVVIFCFLLLFAWSRGKGRHKSNFDIEYVPRKSNGAAAEVTETSGPRRVNMKMI; encoded by the coding sequence ATGAGAAACTGTGCCGTGACAGAGGGCAACGTGGGTAAAAGAGACATGCGACACCCAGCCCTGCACCACTACCACATCTTCCTGGGCGGGGCCTTGCTGCTTCTCCTGATCAGCCCGGCTCTGAGCTGCCCCGCCCGATGTGAGTGCTCTGCCCAAAGCAAGTCAGTTAGTTGCCACAGAAAGCGCCTGCCTACCATCCCCGAAGGTATCCCCATTGAGACACGTGTGCTGGATCTCAGTAAAAACAAGCTACGCATCATCACACCAGACAACTTCTCTTCATTCCAGCAGCTGGAGGATCTGGACCTCAGCGACAACCTCATCACTGTGGTCGAACCAGGCTCATTTCGTTCTCAACTTGCTCTCCGCTCGCTCAACTTTCGCAGTAACTTGCTTCAGCTGATTCCTGCCGGTGTGCTGTCGGGCCTCACAAACCTCACCCGCCTTGACCTCAGCCACAACCGACTGGTGGTTCTCCTGGATCATGCCTTCCAAGATCTGCGTAGGTTGACATCCCTAGAGGTGGGTGACAATGAGCTGGTTTTCATCTCTCAGCGGGCTTTCACAGGATTACTTGGACTTCAGAGTCTGACCCTGGAACGGTCCAATCTGACCGTGGTTCCTACTGATGCTCTGGGACATCTGCACAACCTGGTTGAACTGCGCATGCGCTACTTGAGCATTGGTTTTCTAAAACCATTCTCCTTTAAGAGGTTATTGCGCCTTCGCCGATTAGACATTGATTACTGGCCCTGGCTGGACACACTGCCTCCTCACTCACTGCATGGCCTCAACCTCACAACACTGTTCATAACCAACACCAACCTGTCTGCCTTCCCTGGTGCGGCACTGCGCAACCTGCCCTACCTCACACATCTCAACTTGTCCTACTGCCGCATCCAGCACATCCATCAGGGAGATTTGGGCCAGCTCCCACACTTACTTGAGCTCCGCCTTCAAGGGGCTCATCTGGTTTCTATTGAGCCCTTTGCATTTGTAGGCCTCAAATCTTTGCAACTACTGGATGTGTCACAGAACAGCCTGGACTCTCTGGAGAGAGGAGTGTTTGCCTCACCAGACAGTCTCCAGAGGCTGTGTCTGGGTGGAAACCCATTAGTGTGTGACTGCAGATTGCTTTGGCTACTCAATAGCCACAAGCCTCCCTCTCTGCAGGTTCTGGATGACCAGCCTGAGTGTAGTGCTCCTGAGCACCTTCTGGGGAAAACTCTCCGTGACCTCAAGGAACCTCTGGTCTCTAGGTACATGACCTGCACCAAACCACGGATTGGACCCAACACGACCCAGCTGCTGATGGCTGATGAGGGTCAGCCTGCCCACCTGAGCTGCATTGCAGAGGGAGCACCTCGGCCCTCAGTGGTATGGATTACACCTCACAGACGCTACATCACAGCCAAGAGCAGTGGTAGGGTGGAAGTCCAACCAGATGGTACTCTGGAGATCAAAGCAGCGGAGCTACACGACAGTGGGGTGTACTTATGTATTGCCAGTAACCCTGCTGGCAATGCTAGTCTGTCAGCTTCTTTAGCTGTGAAGAGCCTAGGCACTGGGGACAGATCTCTCCATATCAACAGGAGCTCAAACTATCTGACAGACTCTAACAGTACATGGGGCAATGGGACAGTACTGTACAATATGACAGTTCCTATAGACATTAAGACCATCATCATATCTACAGCCATGGGTTGCCTGTCCTTCCTAGGTGTGGTCAtcttctgcttcctgcttcTGTTTGCCTGGAGCCGAGGGAAAGGACGCCACAAGAGCAACTTTGATATTGAGTATGTCCCTCGCAAATCCAacggagcagcagcagaggtgaCAGAAACAAGTGGCCCACGACGGGTCAACATGAAGATGATCTGA
- the LOC124072313 gene encoding uncharacterized protein LOC124072313 isoform X1: protein MWKCKECSVELASRYLLLQHFRQIHGHLRGNYRYPCPYTDCPCTFNIWSKLLNHTYKSHARQLTPKPLEAYTFQCHVCSCRELATERDFFQHLNGHLRHNETVPCVFLGCRFKTNIYSTFNTHRNRKHKQYLLKDFQANVISTSTNFNQLDNSADWLTEPRDTERTLSCDDAAELHLPNFIEEKVACILLKLENIVHVPKVVIDEVLSELHYILCTQSLPLTKATVSDVFQSRNLQVEDSVVDELSTVICKSNPLGIAIAKDGPLATAYKRTQYYTSHFSVVEPVEYILDALRKRTFQYIPLLQSLQQLLSHKGVLDHLETQRIQNQPLSCFQEYRTVRDGEYYKQNPFLSGEGFRIAVNLYVDDFEICNPLGTSRKKHKLCGVYWVLGNLPPGSHSKLTSIYLAVLCKSDDVKAYGYEKVLEPLLQDLYILEQHGVFISQVGQFVKGSVQCVIADNLGAHALGGFVESFSGGSICRFCTGDKSEFQSKDVKSGVFQRRTKETHNVHVQTAQERAAICYGVKKQCVLTERLSHFHVSSGYPPDIVHDLFEGVVPVELARCIGLLISKKYFTLESLNTLIQKFPYKWGDKTNRPHPIPRSFTSSNTIGGNAHENWTLLRLLPFVIGHIIPEDEPAWLVFLDLKDIVELVVAPVHTEETIAYLEAKIYDHRQRYLELFPHVNLLPKHHYLEHYPQMIRCFGPLVALWTMRFEAKHSFFKQVARHTSCFKNITRSLAIKHQFMLAYYTHPSTLKKSSLEVTDVSIMPVDVLSEGVRSKLHQRYPEVTEVHMAKHVSCSGIRYSKGMLIVHGSVDGLPKFNEIIQLCILKEKLCFLVKDVCAWYREHYGGFELSASPTREVALIELGELEDSYPLAEYTVGGLRMVMLKRFVVVKG from the coding sequence ATGTGGAAGTGCAAAGAATGCAGTGTAGAACTAGCTAGCAGGTATTTGTTGCTGCAACATTTCAGGCAGATACATGGGCATTTAAGGGGCAATTATCGCTATCCATGTCCATACACAGATTGCCCTTGTACATTTAATATATGGAGTAAGCTTCTAAATCACACATACAAAAGTCATGCTAGACAGCTAACTCCAAAGCCATTAGAAGCATATACATTCCAGTGtcatgtgtgttcatgcagaGAACTAGCAACagaaagagatttttttcaACACCTAAATGGACATCTCAGGCATAATGAAACAgttccatgtgtgtttttaggCTGTAGATTTAAAACcaacatttacagtacatttaatacacacagaaacaggaaacacaaacagtatttgTTAAAAGACTTTCAAGCAAATGTCATCAGTACAAGCACTAATTTTAATCAATTAGATAATTCTGCAGATTGGCTAACAGAgcccagagacacagagagaacactAAGTTGTGATGATGCTGCAGAGTTACACCTGCCAAATTTTATTGAAGAGAAAGTTGCATGCATTTTATTGAAGTTGGAAAATATTGTTCATGTTCCAAAGGTGGTTATTGATGAAGTCCTCTCTGAGCTTCACTATATATTATGCACACAATCTTTGCCTTTGACAAAAGCTACAGTTTCTGATGTATTTCAAAGTCGTAATCTACAAGTTGAAGATTCAGTAGTTGATGAGCTATCCACTGTTATATGTAAATCTAACCCATTAGGCATAGCTATTGCAAAGGATGGCCCTCTTGCTACTGCTTATAAACGTACACAATACTATACCTCTCATTTTAGTGTTGTTGAGCCAGTTGAGTACATACTTGATGCCCTGAGGAAGAGAACATTTCAGTACATCCCTCTATTACAGTCTTTGCAGCAGTTGCTCTCTCATAAAGGTGTTCTTGATCATCTTGAAACTCAGAGAATACAAAACCAGCCATTGTCTTGCTTCCAAGAGTACCGAACTGTAAGAGACGGTGAGTACTATAAACAAAATCCTTTTCTGTCTGGTGAAGGTTTTAGAATAGCAGTTAATCTTTATGTTGATGATTTTGAGATTTGTAACCCCCTGGGGACATCTcgtaaaaaacacaaactctgtgGTGTCTACTGGGTTTTGGGTAATTTGCCACCAGGTTCTCATTCAAAACTAACCTCAATCTATTTAGCTGTTCTTTGCAAATCTGATGATGTCAAGGCCTATGGCTATGAAAAAGTGTTAGAGCCTCTCTTGCAAGACTTGTACATATTAGAACAGCATGGAGTCTTTATTTCCCAGGTTGGTCAGTTTGTTAAAGgttctgtgcagtgtgtgattGCTGACAATCTTGGTGCCCATGCGTTAGGTGGCTTTGTTGAGAGTTTTTCTGGTGGGTCGATATGCAGATTTTGTACGGGAGATAAATCAGAATTTCAATCCAAGGATGTGAAGTCTGGTGTTTTCCAACGTAGAACCAAAGAAACCCACAATGTTCATGTCCAGACTGCTCAGGAAAGAGCAGCTATTTGCTATGGTGTcaaaaaacagtgtgttttaacAGAGCGCCTTTCTCATTTTCATGTAAGCTCTGGCTATCCTCCTGATATTGTGCATGACCTCTTCGAGGGTGTTGTTCCAGTCGAACTTGCACGCTGTATTGGTTTATTGATCTCAAAAAAATACTTCACTCTTGAGTCCCTTAACACATTGATCCAGAAATTTCCATACAAATGGGGAGACAAAACCAATCGCCCACATCCCATACCACGTTCTTTCACATCTAGCAACACTATAGGTGGCAATGCACATGAAAATTGGACATTGTTAAGATTGCTTCCCTTTGTGATTGGGCACATTATACCAGAGGATGAACCAGCATGGCTGGTGTTTCTGGATCTTAAGGATATTGTTGAGTTGGTTGTGGCACCTGTACACACAGAGGAGACCATTGCATATCTTGAAGCTAAGATCTATGATCACAGACAACGCTATCTTGAACTCTTTCCACATGTTAATCTCCTACCTAAACATCACTATTTAGAGCATTATCCACAAATGATTCGTTGCTTTGGACCTCTGGTAGCACTGTGGACAATGAGGTTTGAGGCTAAACACAGCTTCTTCAAGCAGGTTGCTCGGCATACAAgctgctttaaaaatataactCGTTCACTGGCTATTAAACATCAGTTTATGCTTGCCTATTACACACATCCCTCCACTCTCAAGAAATCATCCTTGGAGGTCACAGATGTCTCAATCATGCCTGTTGATGTCCTTAGTGAGGGAGTAAGATCTAAACTGCATCAGAGATACCCAGAGGTGACTGAGGTCCATATGGCAAAACATGTATCTTGCAGTGGTATACGTTACAGTAAGGGGATGCTCATTGTACACGGATCTGTGGATGGACTTCCAAAATTTAACGAGATAATTCAACTGTGCATTCTTAAGGAGAAGCTCTGTTTTCTAGTGAAAGATGTTTGTGCTTGGTATAGGGAACATTATGGTGGATTTGAACTGTCTGCCTCACCCACTCGAGAGGTTGCCCTAATTGAACTTGGTGAATTGGAGGACTCATATCCCCTTGCAGAATACACTGTAGGGGGCTTGCGCATGGTAATGCTGAAAAGGTTTGTCGTTGTTAAAGGTTAG
- the LOC124072313 gene encoding uncharacterized protein LOC124072313 isoform X2, whose product MHVFISCSTSLWFQIRIKVVPMGDPAVLRVIFGDESDSRKLHLVSGIPETVDELHKMIKTCFQLNEDFRLQYMDADFSEFMNLTSVSEIQNKSTLKVIYTPLVSPVDPYITLYPVDQSDEVSVTSSPEGLPSSSSVASSSSNDTLYTSTPHSSPECQLSGLSAWPTVFVVPKFIYEAEFELQQKNYEFETNGTYFNPGPKLKGAILDGLAQEMMKYTKYPKDYQCEEVAAALTRAHPCLGQLGSKTGFWGWKQSLKYKMQNYRTKLGRLGHPEIRVNSLKHKREGQGKAAANIKKPRKAEVNYIPLHPKGETAESLENERIALLSELKKRDNEAVIKAKMEKTFSHRRLEVVEQRPMIGDFKNRWPALFEQSEVNAEFLRITTKPLQSKFLSQLDHFSDKLIQIFKSKGGVKGQKIKHILAIKDSCDDINIKRECILRSLIVYVNEDPDVFFKEYLPSAVEDAEMDIATTVIGIYTIRRDGHEEPEDVGVVIEGIKVLNNVGSVIMGFIMLFGLIYALDLAFPENLKYTFEFFQKIIMNLDGHKLNAKIQQLKIKLFL is encoded by the exons atgcatgtgtttatttcttgttcTACTTCTCTCTGGTTTCAGATCAGGATTAAAGTTGTTCCAATGGGAGATCCAGCCGTTCTGCGGGTCATCTTTGGAGATGAATCTGACTCACGAAAACTGCACCTGGTTTCCGGAATTCCAGAAACAGTGGACGAACTACATAAGATGATAAAGACATGCTTTCAATTGAATGAGGACTTCCGGTTGCAGTACATGGATGCTGACTTTAGTGAGTTCATGAACCTAACTTCAGTGTCTGAAATCCAAAATAAGAGCACACTCAAAGTAATCTACACGCCTCTTGTCTCACCTGTGGATCCCTACATCACTTTGTACCCAGTAGACCAGTCTGATGAGGTTTCAGTTACTTCTAGCCCAGAGGGTCTACCCTCTTCTTCGTCAGTAGCGTCATCAAGCAGCAATGATACACTGTACACATCAACCCCCCATTCATCCCCAGAATGTCAGCTCTCGGGATTGTCCGCCTGGCCCACAGTCTTTGTGGTCCCCAAATTCATCTACGAGGCTGAATTTGAGCTACAGCAAAAGAATTATGAGTTTGAGACAAATGGAACATACTTCAACCCTGGCCCAAAGCTGAAAGGGGCCATCCTTGATGGTCTGGCTcaagaaatgatgaaatacaCCAAATATCCAAAAGACTATCAGTGTGAAGAGGTAGCAGCAGCTTTGACAAGGGCCCATCCTTGTTTGGGGCAGCTAGGATCCAAGACAGGATTTTGGGGATGGAAACagtcattaaaatataaaatgcaaaattatcGTACAAAGCTCGGGAGACTTGGACATCCTGAAATCCGTGTGAATTCATTGAAACACAAACGAGAAGGCCAAGGCAAAGCTGCAGCCAATATCAAGAAGCCAAGAAAAGCTGAAGTTAACTACATTCCTCTGCACCCAAAAGGTGAAACTGCAGAGAGCTTGGAGAATGAGAGAATTGCTTTATTGTCAGAACTGAAAAAGCGTGACAACGAAGCTgtgataaaagcaaaaatggaaaaaaccTTCTCCCACAGACGCCTTGAGGTTGTGGAGCAGAGGCCTATGATAGGAGACTTCAAAAACAGATGGCCTGCCTTGTTTGAGCAGAGTGAA GTAAATGCAGAGTTCTTGCGGATCACCACCAAGCCTTTGCAATCAAAGTTCCTGTCACAGCTGGACCACTTTTCTGACAAGCTGATACAGATCTTCAAGAGCAAAGGAGGAGTGAAGGGGCAAAAGATCAAGCATATTCTTGCAATAAAAGACTCG TGCGATGACATCAACATAAAGAGGGAGTGCATCCTGCGAAGCCTTATTGTCTATGTCAACGAAGACCCAGATGTGTTTTTCAAGGAATATTTG cCCTCTGCAGTTGAGGATGCGGAGATGGACATCGCCACCACAGTCATTGGGATTTACACAATTCGAAGAGATGGACATGAAGAGCCAGAGGATGTGGGTGTTGTCATTGAGGGCATTAAAGTCCTCAACAATGTAGGCAGTGTCATCATGGGGTTCATCATGCTGTTTGGGCTCATTTATGCCCTTGATCTAGCCTTTCCAGAAAACCTCAAGTACACCTTCGAGTTTTTCCAGAAGATCATTATGAACTTGGATGGGCACAAGCTGAACGCAAAGATACAGCAGCTGAAAATCAAGCTCTTTTTATAA
- the LOC124072313 gene encoding uncharacterized protein LOC124072313 isoform X3, which yields MGDPAVLRVIFGDESDSRKLHLVSGIPETVDELHKMIKTCFQLNEDFRLQYMDADFSEFMNLTSVSEIQNKSTLKVIYTPLVSPVDPYITLYPVDQSDEVSVTSSPEGLPSSSSVASSSSNDTLYTSTPHSSPECQLSGLSAWPTVFVVPKFIYEAEFELQQKNYEFETNGTYFNPGPKLKGAILDGLAQEMMKYTKYPKDYQCEEVAAALTRAHPCLGQLGSKTGFWGWKQSLKYKMQNYRTKLGRLGHPEIRVNSLKHKREGQGKAAANIKKPRKAEVNYIPLHPKGETAESLENERIALLSELKKRDNEAVIKAKMEKTFSHRRLEVVEQRPMIGDFKNRWPALFEQSEVNAEFLRITTKPLQSKFLSQLDHFSDKLIQIFKSKGGVKGQKIKHILAIKDSCDDINIKRECILRSLIVYVNEDPDVFFKEYLPSAVEDAEMDIATTVIGIYTIRRDGHEEPEDVGVVIEGIKVLNNVGSVIMGFIMLFGLIYALDLAFPENLKYTFEFFQKIIMNLDGHKLNAKIQQLKIKLFL from the exons ATGGGAGATCCAGCCGTTCTGCGGGTCATCTTTGGAGATGAATCTGACTCACGAAAACTGCACCTGGTTTCCGGAATTCCAGAAACAGTGGACGAACTACATAAGATGATAAAGACATGCTTTCAATTGAATGAGGACTTCCGGTTGCAGTACATGGATGCTGACTTTAGTGAGTTCATGAACCTAACTTCAGTGTCTGAAATCCAAAATAAGAGCACACTCAAAGTAATCTACACGCCTCTTGTCTCACCTGTGGATCCCTACATCACTTTGTACCCAGTAGACCAGTCTGATGAGGTTTCAGTTACTTCTAGCCCAGAGGGTCTACCCTCTTCTTCGTCAGTAGCGTCATCAAGCAGCAATGATACACTGTACACATCAACCCCCCATTCATCCCCAGAATGTCAGCTCTCGGGATTGTCCGCCTGGCCCACAGTCTTTGTGGTCCCCAAATTCATCTACGAGGCTGAATTTGAGCTACAGCAAAAGAATTATGAGTTTGAGACAAATGGAACATACTTCAACCCTGGCCCAAAGCTGAAAGGGGCCATCCTTGATGGTCTGGCTcaagaaatgatgaaatacaCCAAATATCCAAAAGACTATCAGTGTGAAGAGGTAGCAGCAGCTTTGACAAGGGCCCATCCTTGTTTGGGGCAGCTAGGATCCAAGACAGGATTTTGGGGATGGAAACagtcattaaaatataaaatgcaaaattatcGTACAAAGCTCGGGAGACTTGGACATCCTGAAATCCGTGTGAATTCATTGAAACACAAACGAGAAGGCCAAGGCAAAGCTGCAGCCAATATCAAGAAGCCAAGAAAAGCTGAAGTTAACTACATTCCTCTGCACCCAAAAGGTGAAACTGCAGAGAGCTTGGAGAATGAGAGAATTGCTTTATTGTCAGAACTGAAAAAGCGTGACAACGAAGCTgtgataaaagcaaaaatggaaaaaaccTTCTCCCACAGACGCCTTGAGGTTGTGGAGCAGAGGCCTATGATAGGAGACTTCAAAAACAGATGGCCTGCCTTGTTTGAGCAGAGTGAA GTAAATGCAGAGTTCTTGCGGATCACCACCAAGCCTTTGCAATCAAAGTTCCTGTCACAGCTGGACCACTTTTCTGACAAGCTGATACAGATCTTCAAGAGCAAAGGAGGAGTGAAGGGGCAAAAGATCAAGCATATTCTTGCAATAAAAGACTCG TGCGATGACATCAACATAAAGAGGGAGTGCATCCTGCGAAGCCTTATTGTCTATGTCAACGAAGACCCAGATGTGTTTTTCAAGGAATATTTG cCCTCTGCAGTTGAGGATGCGGAGATGGACATCGCCACCACAGTCATTGGGATTTACACAATTCGAAGAGATGGACATGAAGAGCCAGAGGATGTGGGTGTTGTCATTGAGGGCATTAAAGTCCTCAACAATGTAGGCAGTGTCATCATGGGGTTCATCATGCTGTTTGGGCTCATTTATGCCCTTGATCTAGCCTTTCCAGAAAACCTCAAGTACACCTTCGAGTTTTTCCAGAAGATCATTATGAACTTGGATGGGCACAAGCTGAACGCAAAGATACAGCAGCTGAAAATCAAGCTCTTTTTATAA